One part of the Bdellovibrio sp. KM01 genome encodes these proteins:
- a CDS encoding flagellin yields the protein MGLRINTNTASLNAQRVLWGTKIGLDKSMEKLASGFRINRAGDDAAGLAISENLKAQVRGLKQASRNAQDGISLVQVAEGSMNEISGILIRLRELSVQAASDTVGPTERQFLNVEYDQLVSEIDRIAEGTEFNGTQLLAGVGSILDFQVGTRNNPEIDRISFDASKADANSAALGVNLTSVADKASAQNALAAIDTAIVSVSAMRADFGAIQNRLQSTVSNIQVSVENMSAANSRIRDVDVAEETSEMTRNNILLQAGTSVLAQANQQANVALGLLNKSFQG from the coding sequence ATGGGTTTACGTATTAACACGAATACAGCTTCGTTGAATGCACAGAGAGTTCTGTGGGGCACGAAGATTGGTCTTGATAAGAGCATGGAAAAGCTTGCTTCAGGATTCCGTATCAACCGCGCTGGTGACGATGCAGCCGGCCTCGCGATTTCTGAGAACTTAAAAGCTCAGGTGCGCGGTCTAAAACAAGCATCACGAAATGCTCAAGACGGTATCTCCCTAGTCCAAGTGGCTGAGGGTTCGATGAATGAGATCTCTGGGATCTTGATTCGTTTAAGAGAATTGTCTGTACAAGCAGCTTCTGACACGGTCGGACCGACTGAACGTCAGTTCCTGAATGTGGAGTATGATCAATTGGTATCTGAGATCGATCGTATCGCAGAAGGTACAGAGTTCAACGGAACTCAACTTTTGGCGGGTGTCGGTTCTATCTTGGACTTCCAAGTAGGTACTAGAAATAATCCTGAAATCGACCGTATCTCTTTCGATGCTTCTAAAGCTGACGCAAACTCTGCGGCACTTGGTGTAAACTTGACGTCTGTAGCTGATAAAGCTTCTGCGCAAAATGCACTAGCAGCAATCGATACAGCAATCGTAAGCGTTTCCGCGATGAGAGCTGACTTCGGTGCGATCCAAAATCGTCTTCAATCAACTGTTTCGAATATCCAAGTTTCAGTTGAGAATATGTCAGCCGCTAACTCTCGTATCAGAGATGTGGATGTAGCTGAAGAGACATCTGAAATGACTAGAAATAATATCTTGTTGCAAGCAGGTACTAGCGTACTAGCACAAGCGAACCAACAAGCTAACGTAGCACTTGGACTCTTGAACAAATCTTTCCAAGGTTAA
- a CDS encoding flagellin, whose translation MGLRIGTNVSALNAQKNLYMTRINADRSMARLASGQRINQAADDAAGLAISENLKGQIRGMRQANRNANDGISLVQVAEGSLNEVSNMLIRLRELGVQASSDTIGNTERKFLDVEYQQLKSEIQRVTESTKFNGYELLNGTGGMIDIQVGVNNDPFQDRISFNAGAANSSLDSLGLTAESVGTKEGAQTSLSLIDGALTSVNAIRANFGALQNRLVSTSNNLLIADENLSAANSRIRDTDVAAETSEMTRNNILLQAGVSVLGQANQSQQLALKLLG comes from the coding sequence GTGGGATTAAGAATTGGTACAAACGTGTCAGCGTTGAATGCACAAAAAAACCTGTACATGACACGAATCAACGCAGATAGATCAATGGCAAGATTGGCTTCTGGACAAAGAATCAATCAGGCTGCAGACGATGCTGCGGGACTTGCGATCAGTGAGAATTTGAAGGGTCAAATTCGTGGTATGCGCCAAGCTAATAGAAATGCCAACGATGGTATCTCTTTGGTTCAGGTTGCAGAGGGTAGCTTGAATGAAGTTTCCAATATGCTTATCCGCTTGAGAGAGTTGGGTGTGCAGGCTTCATCTGACACTATTGGTAACACAGAAAGAAAGTTCCTGGATGTCGAGTATCAACAATTGAAGTCTGAGATTCAGCGTGTAACTGAATCTACGAAATTCAACGGATACGAGCTTCTGAACGGAACGGGCGGAATGATTGATATTCAAGTTGGTGTTAACAATGATCCATTCCAGGATCGTATTAGCTTCAACGCCGGTGCAGCGAATTCATCGCTGGACTCCTTGGGATTGACTGCGGAATCAGTTGGTACCAAAGAAGGCGCTCAAACGAGCTTGAGCTTAATCGATGGCGCTTTGACTTCGGTAAATGCGATTCGTGCGAACTTCGGTGCGCTACAAAATCGTCTGGTTTCAACATCCAATAACTTGTTGATCGCAGATGAAAACTTGTCAGCAGCGAACTCTCGAATCAGAGATACTGACGTGGCAGCAGAGACTTCTGAGATGACAAGAAATAACATCTTGTTGCAAGCAGGTGTGTCTGTATTGGGTCAGGCGAATCAGTCCCAACAATTGGCACTGAAGCTCTTGGGCTAA
- a CDS encoding LysR family transcriptional regulator, giving the protein MQQLYYEMSILAKAVNFKNLSAAALHVGLSQPQLSRIIAKIEDELKIVLLDRSAKRKSGWTAVAFQLSEIFEKSIRRLETELQGISNNQMVGELHIGTLEGLSDFAMNTCRQCFKEVGVSKITLDIFDLNELEANFLSGNLDLIFTSKSPGRQKFKYLTELGFQKLELIESNKNYAVLSTFEYGRANKKELERFPHIFVSNSLSVRRSWLNETGGTGHLPTEAKRGKAKDAEPVLMIGSELLNPVLWENITEAISE; this is encoded by the coding sequence ATGCAGCAGTTATATTATGAAATGAGTATTTTAGCGAAAGCTGTGAACTTTAAGAATCTTTCCGCTGCCGCACTTCATGTGGGATTGAGCCAACCACAACTTTCCAGAATTATTGCCAAAATCGAAGACGAACTTAAAATCGTTCTTTTGGATCGCTCGGCGAAAAGAAAATCAGGTTGGACGGCAGTCGCTTTTCAGCTTTCCGAAATTTTTGAAAAATCCATTCGCAGGCTGGAAACGGAACTTCAGGGTATCAGCAATAACCAAATGGTAGGCGAACTTCACATTGGAACGTTGGAAGGTCTTTCCGATTTTGCGATGAACACCTGCCGTCAATGCTTTAAAGAAGTCGGCGTCAGTAAGATTACTCTGGATATTTTTGATTTGAATGAGCTTGAAGCCAACTTTCTTTCGGGAAATTTGGATTTGATCTTCACATCAAAATCTCCAGGGCGCCAAAAATTTAAATACCTGACGGAGTTGGGCTTTCAAAAGCTGGAGTTGATCGAAAGCAACAAGAACTATGCCGTCTTGAGTACTTTTGAGTACGGTCGCGCTAATAAAAAAGAATTGGAACGCTTTCCACATATCTTTGTTTCGAATTCCTTGTCAGTACGTCGTTCGTGGTTAAACGAGACCGGCGGAACGGGCCACCTACCAACAGAAGCTAAGCGCGGTAAAGCGAAAGACGCGGAACCAGTGCTGATGATTGGTTCTGAGCTTTTAAATCCCGTACTTTGGGAAAATATCACGGAAGCCATCAGCGAATAA
- a CDS encoding AarF/ABC1/UbiB kinase family protein, translating to MFAKHGFHKVAEKVKLGRFIIDRLNASSDIETYSMPERMRMSFEELGPTFVKLGQLLATRPDLVPEAYINEFEKLHDRVQPLPFSVIEGVLKDEFGEMLYKTFSSIAPEPLGSASIAQVHKARLSTGEEVVIKVQRPGIIQTINDDLNVLYLLSDLLETYVPESRPFNPQAIVQEYFKTLELETDFIVEANNIRRFKENFKDDATIKIPRVHLDLSTERVLIMEALPGVPLSAEPTMREGIDSHEVIKRALGAYLQMVFEDGLFHGDLHAGNFFILPDNHIGLIDFGVVGRLNKRTQATIANMLLALSTEDYERLAFEYVDLAPFSDQVNVDLFAKELRELIAPYYGLTLKNVNLGKLLLRSSGIAARHHIKVPTELMMFFKSIISIEGIGRKLHKDFDFLQYSLAFAGDLAKTQLGPARVMDEMSQIARESRSFLNALPRQLNFYFRKINSPDHSFRLKVAELTDLKKSIEVSFNLLFLGVIISSLILSSAYISVHPTENHIAGIPTMSFIGFGLAMGIGFIAFINYIKKS from the coding sequence GTGTTCGCAAAGCACGGGTTTCACAAGGTCGCGGAAAAGGTAAAACTCGGTAGATTCATCATCGATCGTCTGAACGCATCCTCTGACATTGAAACCTATTCAATGCCAGAGCGTATGCGTATGAGCTTCGAAGAATTAGGTCCCACTTTCGTAAAGCTGGGACAACTTTTAGCGACTCGTCCCGATTTGGTTCCTGAAGCATATATCAACGAATTCGAAAAACTCCATGACCGTGTCCAGCCGTTGCCCTTTTCAGTTATTGAGGGTGTCTTAAAAGACGAATTCGGTGAAATGCTTTACAAGACTTTTTCAAGTATCGCCCCTGAACCACTGGGTTCAGCCAGCATCGCTCAAGTTCATAAAGCTCGCCTATCCACTGGCGAAGAAGTGGTTATCAAAGTTCAGCGCCCTGGCATTATTCAAACGATTAATGACGATTTGAATGTACTGTATTTGCTTTCAGATCTTTTGGAAACCTACGTTCCTGAAAGTCGTCCCTTTAATCCTCAAGCGATTGTGCAAGAGTATTTCAAAACTCTGGAACTTGAGACGGACTTTATCGTGGAAGCAAATAACATCCGCCGCTTCAAAGAAAACTTTAAAGACGATGCCACGATTAAAATTCCACGGGTTCATTTAGATCTTTCCACTGAGCGCGTTCTAATTATGGAAGCTCTTCCTGGGGTTCCCTTAAGTGCAGAGCCCACAATGCGTGAAGGTATCGACTCCCACGAGGTGATCAAGCGTGCTTTGGGAGCCTATCTGCAAATGGTATTTGAAGACGGGCTTTTCCATGGTGATTTGCATGCCGGGAATTTCTTTATCCTGCCAGACAATCACATTGGTCTGATCGACTTCGGTGTCGTGGGTCGTTTAAATAAACGAACTCAAGCGACCATCGCCAATATGCTTTTGGCGCTTTCTACTGAAGATTACGAACGCCTGGCGTTTGAGTACGTGGACCTGGCTCCTTTCTCGGATCAGGTGAACGTGGATCTATTCGCCAAGGAATTGCGCGAACTAATCGCTCCTTACTATGGATTGACACTTAAAAACGTTAATTTGGGTAAACTGCTTTTAAGATCATCAGGAATTGCAGCAAGACATCACATCAAAGTTCCTACGGAACTTATGATGTTCTTTAAATCTATTATTTCAATTGAAGGTATTGGCCGAAAACTTCACAAAGATTTCGATTTCCTGCAGTACTCGTTGGCTTTCGCTGGAGATCTGGCAAAAACTCAACTGGGTCCAGCCAGAGTGATGGATGAGATGTCGCAAATTGCGCGCGAATCCCGCAGCTTCCTGAACGCATTGCCGCGGCAGTTGAATTTCTATTTTAGAAAAATTAATAGTCCGGATCACTCCTTCCGCTTAAAAGTTGCGGAACTCACTGACTTAAAGAAATCCATCGAGGTTTCCTTTAATCTTTTATTCTTAGGCGTGATTATCAGCTCTTTGATTTTAAGCTCCGCCTATATTTCCGTTCATCCGACAGAAAACCATATCGCAGGCATTCCAACCATGAGCTTTATTGGATTTGGCCTGGCGATGGGGATCGGATTTATTGCTTTCATTAACTATATTAAGAAGTCATAG
- the rnr gene encoding ribonuclease R, protein MSTHKKSILTGTIKRHPDGFGFFIPEDKEHPDVYIPRNSMEGVMTNDKVTVEVYPEKNSDRFRGEIIRVVQRGTKTFVGRFYRLNDKIGILRDEGKGWGQDLKIKIEDSMQAKDKELVAAEVLTYPESGKSFTGKVTSVIGDALDPLTDIKRVILSSNIPQEFSADTLEEAKRFKEVPEEKDYKGRTDLRGLDLITIDGATAKDFDDAVYVEMNSEGFLLYVAIADVSHYVQTGSAIDRDAYERGTSVYFPNFVVPMLPEVLSNGLCSLNPHVPRLCMVAEMQFDFNGEMTKSDFYEAVMESKARVTYGQAQEVIDGNGDEKFNHVKDNILRLADLAKILMAKRFKEGSLDLEIPETELVIDGAGVPIDIQRSERLFAHRLIEEMMLAANVGVAKFLHGKNVPALYRIHEPPNEMAIRTLEKYMATFGGKTKLGQGKLQKRLTKALEEFENRPEAQILNILTLRSMSQAKYSPNNVGHFGLGFEFYAHFTSPIRRYPDLIIHRLLKTQVVKSNQYRLMSEDDLASAGTILSAAEQRSTKAERQVQSIKKARFMEKFLGQEFDGMISSVAKFGIFVLLREYDIDGLVRLDDLGNDKWEFDEENLRLIAKRSGMSYNIGDNIRIQVSAADPELGQINFVKAGMEIKDEMAEEFDDETGEGKSPAAKSAEKYLNRLRKKEKQNNEWGGEDRRRGDDRRQTDRRGPKDEKSFSVREDRKGHKDQKNRRDQERGGPKKTQTENRNPNQKSRFFGDKREEQGGREEKQQKAFQFRPANEGQEKKGPDESLLRMILGPAELRKANREDSQDKPKLSKKLLFAEQSKLRDNDENSEKNSDSLKDRKPNRKDSKKRGQTSNDSRGVRKARVSQGRGKGKTR, encoded by the coding sequence TTGAGCACTCATAAAAAGTCCATCCTTACAGGCACAATCAAAAGACATCCAGATGGCTTCGGCTTCTTTATCCCAGAAGATAAGGAACACCCTGACGTTTATATTCCCCGCAACTCTATGGAAGGCGTGATGACCAACGATAAGGTCACCGTCGAAGTTTATCCTGAAAAAAACAGTGATCGTTTCCGTGGCGAAATCATTCGTGTCGTTCAAAGAGGAACAAAAACTTTTGTCGGTCGCTTTTATCGCTTAAACGATAAAATTGGAATCTTACGCGATGAGGGCAAAGGCTGGGGTCAGGATCTGAAGATCAAAATCGAAGACTCCATGCAGGCAAAAGATAAGGAATTGGTTGCAGCCGAAGTTCTGACTTACCCTGAAAGCGGCAAGTCCTTTACCGGCAAAGTGACCTCTGTCATTGGAGACGCTTTAGATCCTTTAACTGATATTAAACGCGTAATATTGTCCTCTAACATTCCTCAGGAATTTTCCGCAGATACTTTAGAGGAAGCAAAACGCTTTAAAGAAGTTCCCGAAGAAAAAGATTATAAAGGCCGCACAGATTTGCGCGGACTTGACTTGATTACTATTGACGGCGCAACAGCAAAAGATTTCGACGACGCTGTTTATGTGGAAATGAACAGCGAAGGCTTCCTTCTTTACGTAGCCATCGCCGATGTCAGTCACTATGTGCAAACGGGCTCTGCCATTGACCGTGATGCTTACGAGCGCGGTACTTCCGTTTACTTCCCGAACTTTGTGGTACCGATGCTTCCAGAAGTCCTAAGTAACGGGCTTTGCTCATTGAACCCGCACGTTCCCCGCCTTTGCATGGTCGCGGAAATGCAATTCGATTTTAACGGCGAAATGACCAAATCCGATTTCTATGAAGCGGTTATGGAAAGCAAAGCCCGCGTGACCTATGGTCAAGCGCAAGAAGTTATTGATGGCAATGGCGATGAAAAATTCAACCATGTAAAAGACAATATTCTGCGCCTGGCCGACCTTGCCAAGATTCTGATGGCGAAAAGATTTAAAGAAGGCTCTTTGGATCTTGAAATCCCTGAAACCGAATTGGTTATCGATGGTGCGGGTGTACCCATTGATATTCAACGTTCTGAACGTCTATTCGCCCATCGCCTGATTGAAGAGATGATGCTGGCTGCAAACGTTGGCGTAGCAAAATTCCTTCACGGGAAAAACGTTCCGGCTCTTTATCGTATCCATGAACCACCAAATGAAATGGCCATTCGCACTCTTGAAAAGTACATGGCAACTTTCGGTGGTAAAACGAAGCTGGGTCAGGGTAAATTGCAAAAACGTCTGACGAAAGCTTTGGAAGAGTTTGAAAACCGTCCCGAAGCCCAAATTCTAAATATTCTGACACTAAGATCGATGAGCCAAGCCAAATACAGCCCGAACAATGTGGGCCACTTTGGTTTGGGCTTTGAATTCTATGCTCACTTTACCTCCCCGATCCGTCGTTACCCTGACTTGATCATCCATCGCCTGCTTAAAACTCAAGTGGTGAAAAGCAATCAATACCGTTTGATGAGCGAAGATGATTTAGCGTCAGCGGGAACGATTTTATCAGCGGCCGAGCAAAGATCCACAAAAGCAGAACGTCAGGTTCAATCGATAAAAAAAGCCCGTTTTATGGAAAAATTCCTGGGCCAAGAGTTCGATGGCATGATCAGTTCCGTGGCCAAGTTTGGTATTTTTGTCTTACTACGTGAATACGATATCGATGGACTGGTCCGTCTCGATGATCTTGGCAACGACAAGTGGGAGTTCGACGAAGAAAACCTGCGCCTGATCGCGAAGCGTTCAGGAATGTCTTATAATATCGGTGATAACATCCGCATCCAAGTTTCCGCAGCTGATCCTGAATTGGGTCAAATTAACTTTGTTAAAGCCGGCATGGAAATTAAAGATGAAATGGCCGAAGAATTTGACGACGAAACTGGTGAAGGTAAATCACCTGCCGCTAAATCTGCAGAAAAGTATCTAAATCGTCTGCGTAAGAAGGAAAAACAAAACAACGAATGGGGCGGAGAAGACCGCCGTCGTGGTGATGACCGTCGTCAGACGGATCGTCGTGGACCTAAGGACGAAAAATCTTTCAGCGTTCGTGAAGATCGCAAAGGTCATAAGGATCAAAAAAATCGTCGCGATCAAGAACGTGGCGGTCCTAAAAAGACTCAGACCGAAAATAGAAATCCAAATCAAAAATCACGCTTCTTTGGTGATAAACGTGAAGAGCAAGGTGGACGCGAAGAAAAGCAACAGAAAGCTTTCCAATTCCGTCCTGCTAACGAGGGCCAAGAGAAAAAAGGACCGGATGAGAGTCTGCTCCGCATGATCCTGGGCCCGGCAGAGTTACGCAAAGCCAACAGAGAAGATTCTCAGGACAAACCGAAGTTAAGTAAGAAATTGCTATTTGCCGAGCAAAGCAAACTTCGTGATAATGACGAAAACTCGGAGAAGAATAGTGACAGCCTTAAAGACCGGAAGCCAAATCGGAAAGACTCTAAAAAACGCGGCCAGACTTCGAACGATAGTCGGGGTGTTCGCAAAGCACGGGTTTCACAAGGTCGCGGAAAAGGTAAAACTCGGTAG
- a CDS encoding outer membrane beta-barrel protein — protein MRIFKILAFMTLAASFANAADIGGITVNGEIAFDYNFLPDTTSVPFSGSAPYETYRINTSQILAKKETEQFYVLARLVYTPTTYVTATTPSEVKSTNNLGMVDQVEVYYKPLPNLYIGAGRFLTTMGYESVLRSENLFYGYSIAFQGITPGYGEGLRARYVMSDLLTATVSTYNQSKYNIYGDDYTPTKTTELSANGAFGNLQWFAGYFFGKDSALSPTTGTAENTSSNIWASYRINDSWMIAAMYDSKTYKPDNDVAGWSDDLGVVVNYKLWNNSFSARYEMVRGAMHLREFDTLVYGNADKVNSLTLNDKIELNPNLNVYVEYRTDHADEKCFTDTDGNSTENAQLLTLGVLAKF, from the coding sequence GTGCGAATTTTCAAGATACTGGCATTCATGACTCTTGCTGCTTCCTTTGCGAATGCCGCTGATATTGGTGGAATCACAGTGAATGGTGAGATCGCATTCGATTACAACTTTTTACCAGACACCACTTCTGTTCCATTTTCCGGCTCCGCTCCATATGAAACTTACAGAATTAACACCAGCCAAATCTTGGCAAAAAAAGAAACAGAACAGTTTTATGTTTTGGCTCGATTGGTTTACACCCCAACAACTTATGTGACGGCGACAACGCCTTCAGAAGTTAAGTCCACGAATAATCTTGGAATGGTGGACCAGGTCGAGGTGTATTATAAACCTCTTCCGAATCTATATATAGGCGCGGGTCGGTTCTTGACGACGATGGGTTATGAATCTGTTTTGAGATCTGAAAACTTGTTTTACGGATACTCCATTGCATTCCAGGGGATTACACCAGGATATGGCGAAGGTTTGCGTGCAAGATACGTGATGAGTGACCTGTTGACGGCGACCGTTTCCACTTATAACCAGTCCAAATACAATATATACGGCGACGACTATACACCGACAAAAACTACTGAGCTTTCTGCAAATGGTGCTTTCGGTAACTTGCAATGGTTTGCTGGATACTTTTTCGGTAAAGACTCAGCCCTTTCTCCAACAACGGGCACTGCTGAAAACACTTCCAGCAACATTTGGGCTTCTTACCGCATCAATGATTCTTGGATGATAGCAGCAATGTACGACTCTAAAACCTATAAGCCCGACAATGATGTTGCGGGTTGGTCTGACGACTTGGGCGTTGTTGTAAACTATAAACTTTGGAATAACTCCTTCTCGGCCCGTTATGAAATGGTGCGTGGAGCGATGCACTTAAGAGAATTTGATACTCTTGTATATGGAAACGCTGACAAAGTTAATTCCCTGACTTTGAACGACAAAATCGAGTTGAATCCAAACTTGAACGTTTACGTAGAATACCGTACTGATCATGCCGATGAAAAATGTTTCACCGATACCGACGGCAATTCAACCGAAAATGCCCAACTGTTAACACTGGGTGTTTTAGCAAAATTCTAA